The Coffea arabica cultivar ET-39 chromosome 3c, Coffea Arabica ET-39 HiFi, whole genome shotgun sequence genome contains a region encoding:
- the LOC113733723 gene encoding acid phosphatase 1-like — MPVVDSPLPFVRKRMARSVGILLAIFGFLLGSAAADCNILKEKGKDGLQITLKNYCEAWRMNVELHNIRDFDVVPDECVSYMGKYMTSTQYKVDSERTIHESIVYLSTSCNLKKDGTDAWIFDIDDTLLSTVPYYKRNGFGGKKLNLTSLEEWMSKGKAPALQHSLKLFNELKSRGVRIILVSSRVEHLRSATVDNLVNEGFFGWSSLLLRGADDACKDIQGFKSDARKQLISKGYRIWGILGDQWSSIEGLPSANRTFKLPNPLYYSA, encoded by the exons ATGCCCGTTGTAGATTCCCCACTACCCTTTGTGAGGAAAAGGATGGCAAGAAGTGTTGGCATTTTGTTAGCTATCTTTGGCTTCCTGCTAGGCTCAGCTGCAGCAGACTGTAACATTCTCAAGGAGAAGGGCAAAGATGGACTTCAAATCACCTTGAAGAACTACTGTGAGGCTTGGAGGATGAATGTTGAGCTCCATAACATCAGGGATTTTGATGTTGTGCCTGATGAATGTGTTTCATACATGGGCAAATACATGACATCAACTCAATACAAGGTGGATTCTGAGAGGACTATTCATGAATCCATTGTCTATCTCAGCACCAGCTGCAATCTCAAGAAAGATGGCACAGATGCTTGGATCTTTGACATTGATGATACTCTTTTGTCCACTGTCCCTTACTACAAGAGAAATGGTTTTGG GGGAAAGAAGTTGAACTTGACCTCTTTGGAAGAGTGGATGAGCAAGGGCAAAGCACCAGCCCTTCAGCACTCTCTGAAGCTTTTCAATGAGCTTAAATCACGAGGAGTCCGGATCATTTTGGTTTCTTCAAGGGTGGAGCATCTCAGATCTGCCACAGTCGACAACCTTGTCAATGAGGGCTTCTTTGGCTGGAGTAGTCTCTTATTAAG GGGAGCTGATGATGCATGCAAGGACATCCAGGGATTCAAATCTGATGCAAGGAAACAATTGATCAGCAAGGGATATCGCATTTGGGGCATTCTTGGCGACCAATGGAGCAGCATTGAGGGGCTTCCAAGTGCAAATAGAACATTTAAACTTCCAAATCCTTTGTATTATAGTGCCTAA